The Canis lupus familiaris isolate Mischka breed German Shepherd chromosome 14, alternate assembly UU_Cfam_GSD_1.0, whole genome shotgun sequence DNA window CATCATACCTGCTCTTTGtccatccctctcctccctgaGGGGCCTTCAAAATGGTTCCATGCCTATCCCTGTCCTTCCTGAGGGGCCATCTACTGGCTCCATGCCCATTCCTGTCGTCCCTGAGGGGCCTTCATATCTGCTCCACACCGGTCACTGTCCACTCTGAGGGGCATTCATACCTACTCCACATTTGTCCCTGTCCTCCCTGAGGGGCATTTATATTGGCTCCACACACATCCCTGTCCGGAGGGGCCTTCATACCACCTTGACACCAGACCGTCTGCCCTGAAGTACCATCTACAGGCTCCAAGCCCTTCCATCCCCCCTGAGGGGCCATTTACAGACTCCACGCCAGTCCCTGTCCTCCCTGAGGGGCCTTCATactggctccatgctcatcacTCTCCTCCCTAAAAGGCTTTCATACTGGCTCCATGACCTTCCCTGTCCTCCCTGAGGGGCCATCTACCAGCTCCATACCCACCTCTGTCCTCCCTAAGGGGACTTCTTACTGGCTTCATGTGCGTCTTTCCTCTCTGAGGGGTCATCTACAGGCTCCATGACCTTCTTGTCTGGCCTAAGGGGCTATCTACCAGCTTCATGCTCATCCCTGTCCTCCCTTCCGGGCCTCCCTGAGGAGCCATCTACTGGTGCCATTCTTGTCCCATCCTCCCTGAGGGCAGTCTACAGGTCCCTGTCCTCTGAGAGCTCATGGTTCTGAGAAGCAAACATCCAGACTATAGGAAACTCACAACTTCTCTCCTGATCTTACTGCTTGTCTAGCTGTGCCTTCCAGTATTTAGCATTTGGGATTCTCTGCAGTAAATGAAGAGGATGAGAAAAGGAGTGTGCAACCCCGTCTACTGTACTGCAAGCTCCTTGGGGAGAGATCCAGTGTCTCACTCATCCTGACTGACCATGCATACCTCAGGACTGGGCATCTGAAAGTGGAAGAGTGAATTAAAGCCAAtagaaagcaggaagaaagggaaatctGGGCACCCACCTGGACCCCTTTTGGATGAAGCTGAAGCTAACTAACTCCTGGAATGAGGAACCATGTCCTTGCCCCTTTAGGTTGCTCTCGTCCTCTGTTTTACCTCCCTGAGTGGTTCTATGTGATTTCAGTGATGATTCGTCTTCCTCCATCCCACCAGGATGTGAAGGCCTTTTAGCAGGAGTGCTCTCCTTTTCCTTGCTCTTCCTTAGGACTTCATCCCGGACTTGGGAGACTCTGTGGTCCCCATCCTGTTTGCTCACATTGCCTTCACTCTGGAAAGATGAGTTGGAGGGTCCCACTTCTGGACCTTCAGTGGTCTCCCTAACAGGTCTGCTGATTATCTCCCCTCCTGCAACCACACTCACACTGCCCTGAGGAGCTACTGCTGCCCTGTGGCTGGACCCTGCAGATGGGATTAGGAGAGACAAGGTGTTCCTACAGACAGAGTATGTGTGGGAAGCAAGTTGCCTGATTCCTTCCCCACCACTATAAGCATGAGATGTGACCCCAGACACATTGGTGACTGTGGGAAGGCTCTTGATGCTGTCCTGATCTTGGTCCCCTTGTCCACGGAGCTCCATGGCCTGTCCCGAGAAGAGaaacagggaaggagagaagtgagAGGAGAAGGGATTGTCACTTGCTTTCTTAAAGCTGAACCACCCAAGAGCTTATAATTAGGATAAACTCTGAGGTCATCAAGTTCAGTGGATGCAGGAGTCCCCTCTATGGCACCCTCAAAATGGTCACTCCAGTTCTCTGTGTGGACAGTTCCGGAAAAGCATTATTGCCATTCAGTGAGCATTCTCacacttatattttatatgcttgtCTTAGCAATTCTGCAAAATAGGTTCCTAAAAGAGACTGCTGGTCAAGAACTATTACATTTTACAGTCTCATATTTAGTAACAAATTGTGCACTTGTGCACAAAGCATGCAGCAATGCCACAGATGCACTGAGAAAGTAGTGCCTGGCTCCAGGTAAGGAAGGGGTTTCCCATACTTGAAAGTGTCCCACAACAGATCAGACTGTCTAGGCTGGAGCAGTGATTGTTCCAGAGCAGGCTGGGCACTGAGGATAATATTGAGGGTATTACAACACTGGCAATGAGGTTAGAGGAGCTGACATCTGAGGAACCA harbors:
- the LOC607634 gene encoding protein FAM71A-like isoform X3: MHNNVQMVTVGIAYTTPSLTMPDVMLLAQPAVSCAANARNSQDTQIKDLKSTKSLELTRLLPLKFVKLSIYNHEKKQFHLKLATGRSFYLQLYLPSDAKEDLFACWEDLVYLLRPPLEAYSGTQAQPAGDMISLPVLEAEDRKSPAAMELRGQGDQDQDSIKSLPTVTNVSGVTSHAYSGGEGIRQLASHTYSVCRNTLSLLIPSAGSSHRAAVAPQGSVSVVAGGEIISRPVRETTEGPEVGPSNSSFQSEGNVSKQDGDHRVSQVRDEVLRKSKEKESTPAKRPSHPGGMEEDESSLKSHRTTQGGKTEDESNLKGQGHGSSFQELVSFSFIQKGSRLSQKLRKSLSRTWSGG